One window from the genome of Pantoea cypripedii encodes:
- a CDS encoding ABC transporter permease, with translation MIDIIHEYWKSLLWTDGYRFTGVAITLWLLIISVAIGGCLAVLLSIARVSPNRFISTPVWLFTYVFRGTPLYVQLLVFYSGMYTLEVVKGSELLNAFFRSGLNCTLLAFTLNTCAYTTEMFAGAIRAVPHGEIEAARAYGFSTFKLYRCIILPSALRTALPAYSNEVILMLHSTALAFTATVPDLLKVARDINSATYQPFVAFGIAAVLYLIISYVLISLFRMAERRWLAHVKPSSSH, from the coding sequence ATGATCGATATTATTCACGAGTATTGGAAATCCCTGCTCTGGACCGATGGTTACCGTTTTACCGGCGTGGCTATCACCCTGTGGCTGTTGATTATTTCTGTGGCCATTGGCGGCTGTCTGGCGGTGTTGCTGTCGATTGCCCGCGTCTCACCCAATCGCTTTATCTCCACCCCGGTATGGTTGTTCACCTACGTATTCCGTGGTACGCCGTTATATGTGCAGCTGCTGGTGTTCTATTCCGGCATGTACACGCTGGAAGTGGTGAAAGGCTCCGAGTTACTGAACGCCTTCTTCCGCAGCGGACTTAACTGTACTCTGCTGGCGTTTACTCTGAACACCTGCGCCTATACCACTGAGATGTTTGCCGGGGCCATTCGCGCCGTACCACACGGTGAAATCGAAGCGGCACGCGCCTATGGATTCTCAACCTTTAAATTGTATCGTTGCATCATTCTGCCTTCGGCGCTGCGTACCGCGCTGCCTGCCTATAGCAATGAAGTGATCCTGATGCTGCACTCCACCGCGCTGGCGTTTACCGCCACAGTGCCAGACCTGCTGAAAGTGGCGCGTGATATCAACTCCGCTACCTATCAGCCGTTTGTCGCTTTTGGTATTGCTGCAGTGCTGTACCTGATTATCTCTTACGTGTTGATTAGCCTGTTCCGCATGGCGGAGCGTCGCTGGCTGGCCCACGTGAAACCTTCTTCATCGCATTGA
- the purF gene encoding amidophosphoribosyltransferase, with amino-acid sequence MCGIVGITGFMPVNQSIYDALTVLQHRGQDAAGICTIDALNCFRLRKANGLVSDVFEARHMQRLQGNIGIGHVRYPTAGSSSASEAQPFYVNSPYGITLAHNGNLTNAHELRKQLFEVGRRHVNTTSDSEILLNIFAQELDRFQHYPLEADNIFAAVAAVHQQVRGAYAVVSMIIGHGMVAFRDPNGIRPLVLGKRQIADGRIEYMVASESVALDTLGFEFIRDVAPGEAVYITEQGQLSTRQCAENPKSNPCLFEYVYFARPDSFLDKISVYSARVRMGTKLGAKIAREWEDLDIDVVIPIPETSTDVALEIARILDKPYRQGFVKNRYVGRTFIMPGQHLRRSAVRRKLNANRAEFRDKNVLLVDDSIVRGTTSEQIIEMAREAGAKRVYLASAAPEIRFPNVYGIDMPIATELIAHGREVEEIRQLIKADALIFQDLDDLIEAVREENPDIAQFECSVFNGIYVTKDVDQRYLDYLQALRNDDAKAIARQTEVEGLELHNEG; translated from the coding sequence ATGTGCGGTATTGTTGGTATCACCGGTTTTATGCCAGTAAACCAGTCGATCTATGACGCGTTAACGGTGCTGCAGCACCGCGGGCAGGATGCCGCCGGCATTTGTACCATCGATGCGCTTAACTGCTTTCGCCTGCGCAAAGCCAACGGGCTGGTGAGCGATGTGTTCGAAGCACGCCACATGCAGCGTCTGCAAGGCAACATCGGGATTGGTCACGTGCGTTACCCTACAGCAGGCAGCTCCAGCGCCTCTGAAGCGCAACCTTTCTATGTGAACTCCCCTTACGGCATTACGCTGGCGCACAACGGTAACCTGACCAACGCGCACGAACTGCGTAAGCAGCTGTTCGAAGTGGGTCGCCGTCACGTCAACACCACCTCTGATTCCGAAATCCTGCTCAACATCTTTGCGCAGGAGCTGGACCGTTTTCAGCACTACCCGCTGGAAGCTGACAACATTTTTGCCGCGGTGGCTGCCGTGCACCAGCAGGTGCGTGGTGCTTACGCGGTGGTTTCGATGATCATCGGTCATGGCATGGTGGCCTTCCGCGATCCGAACGGCATCCGTCCGCTGGTGCTGGGTAAACGCCAAATCGCAGATGGTCGTATCGAGTATATGGTTGCGTCTGAAAGCGTGGCGCTGGATACGCTGGGCTTTGAGTTCATTCGTGACGTGGCACCCGGTGAAGCCGTCTACATCACCGAGCAGGGCCAGCTCTCAACGCGTCAGTGCGCTGAGAACCCGAAAAGCAATCCGTGCCTGTTCGAATATGTTTACTTCGCACGTCCGGACTCCTTCCTCGACAAAATTTCGGTCTACAGCGCTCGCGTGCGCATGGGCACCAAGCTGGGTGCGAAGATTGCCCGCGAGTGGGAAGATCTCGACATCGATGTGGTGATCCCGATTCCGGAAACCTCTACCGATGTGGCGCTGGAAATCGCACGTATCCTCGATAAACCTTATCGTCAGGGATTTGTGAAAAACCGCTACGTTGGCCGTACCTTTATCATGCCGGGCCAGCATCTGCGCCGCAGCGCGGTACGCCGCAAGCTGAACGCCAACCGTGCTGAGTTCCGTGATAAGAACGTGCTGCTGGTGGATGACTCTATCGTGCGTGGAACCACCTCGGAACAGATCATCGAGATGGCCCGTGAAGCGGGAGCGAAGCGTGTCTATCTGGCGTCAGCCGCGCCGGAAATTCGCTTCCCGAACGTGTATGGCATTGATATGCCGATCGCAACTGAGCTGATCGCGCATGGTCGTGAAGTGGAGGAAATTCGTCAGCTGATCAAAGCTGATGCGTTGATTTTCCAGGATCTGGACGATTTGATCGAAGCAGTACGTGAAGAGAATCCGGATATCGCGCAGTTCGAGTGTTCGGTATTTAACGGTATCTACGTTACCAAAGACGTTGACCAGCGTTATCTCGACTATCTCCAGGCACTGCGGAATGACGATGCGAAAGCCATTGCGCGTCAGACTGAAGTAGAAGGTCTGGAATTGCATAACGAAGGTTAA
- a CDS encoding UbiX family flavin prenyltransferase: MKRLIIGISGASGAIYGVRLLQVLQPLAEVETHLVMSPAARQTLALETDFNLREVQALANVVHDVRDIAASISSGSFKTLGMVILPCSMKTLSGIVHSYSDSLLTRAADVVLKEQRKLVLCVRETPLHVGHLRMMTTAAELGAVIMPPVPAFYHRPQNIAELVDQTVNRVLDQFDIELPQDLFTRWQGA; encoded by the coding sequence ATGAAACGACTTATCATTGGTATTTCCGGCGCCAGCGGCGCGATCTACGGCGTGCGCCTGTTGCAGGTATTACAACCGCTGGCCGAGGTGGAAACCCATCTGGTGATGAGTCCGGCGGCACGTCAGACACTGGCGCTGGAAACCGATTTCAATCTGCGCGAGGTGCAGGCACTGGCCAATGTGGTGCATGACGTGCGCGATATTGCTGCCAGCATCTCCTCCGGTTCATTTAAGACACTTGGCATGGTGATCCTGCCCTGTTCGATGAAAACCCTGTCCGGCATTGTGCACAGTTACAGCGATAGCTTGCTGACGCGTGCTGCGGATGTGGTATTGAAAGAGCAGCGCAAACTGGTGCTGTGTGTGCGCGAAACCCCGTTGCACGTAGGCCATTTGCGTATGATGACCACGGCCGCCGAGCTGGGCGCAGTGATTATGCCGCCAGTGCCCGCGTTTTATCATCGTCCGCAAAATATTGCCGAGCTGGTGGATCAAACGGTCAATCGCGTGCTGGATCAGTTCGATATTGAGTTACCGCAGGATCTGTTCACTCGCTGGCAAGGCGCATAA
- a CDS encoding inverse autotransporter beta domain-containing protein: protein MTSGKKYKLSAITRAILVPLSLSLFCLPVSAQKRGDNYQETTVQSVKLKPGENIQDIARSNKVSIDHLWEINSFAFSDKATFLAATAGQTVWLPVKKSTAQPQVQQTKQPEPVRQVEPQAGGKANPRNMDARQFGQNQLSSLAGQQAEEWLSSFGGSARISISADKDFSDYNYSGDVLVPLWDSHKNILLFTQLGARRVDDRNTGNIGLGVRYFADGWMLGNNVFFDNDFSGNNRRAGIGAELWTEALRLAANGYYGLNGWHQSKLMADYDERPANGWDIELSSWLPLYPQLGGKVKYEQYYGDNVALISRNNLQKDPSAVTVGLNWTPVPLVSVEAAQRNSMQSGKDTTVGLNLNWNFGRSLGWHLSSAAVAEQRSLAGSRYELVSRNNQIVMDYREQTVITFSLASAIQGVEGSSQPLGVSIWAKHGLGKIVWDDALLVAAGGKILGQGANSVLVLPAYQEGTNNHYTLSAVAYDTKGKASQRTQVQITVEKAEQIQPEEPTEPEQPVQPEEPGQPQQPDAAKTVFNLDIHELVADGSGHAQAAIELKDAEGKPVSGQAANLRVEASLQSARSGAGVTVGEIKEEGTTGRYLADVTAGAESGVVTLVLYHGANVLGQQQLTLKAAEPEVVEPANIELLSASAEYHAGSVMSFSATVTDKQGNPMKDVVVAFTDEAGNVLAANNDGKTDEQGKVTLSLKREKAGTYLIISQVGQLKSQKSVNVVADEASAMIKSSHSQDGKFRQGQAGSTVTAQFSLTLVDQYDNPLANFAGIDLKELNHYDHQIVIESNNKTDANGVIEGTVALAGSFTPQNNKTVYKIYPLIYGIGVGKTGIEITFLAE, encoded by the coding sequence ATGACGTCTGGAAAGAAATATAAACTTTCAGCAATTACCCGCGCTATTCTGGTGCCGCTCTCCCTCTCGTTGTTTTGCCTGCCAGTCAGTGCGCAGAAAAGGGGGGATAATTATCAGGAAACCACTGTTCAGTCCGTGAAATTAAAACCGGGTGAAAATATTCAGGATATTGCGCGTTCAAATAAAGTCTCGATCGATCACTTATGGGAGATTAATTCTTTCGCGTTTAGCGACAAAGCCACCTTCCTGGCCGCGACTGCGGGTCAGACTGTCTGGCTGCCGGTAAAAAAATCCACTGCACAGCCGCAGGTGCAACAGACGAAACAACCGGAACCGGTTCGCCAGGTTGAGCCGCAGGCGGGAGGGAAAGCGAATCCGCGCAATATGGATGCGCGTCAGTTTGGTCAGAATCAGCTCTCTTCACTGGCGGGGCAGCAAGCTGAAGAGTGGTTAAGCAGTTTCGGTGGTAGCGCGCGGATTTCCATCAGTGCAGACAAAGATTTTTCAGACTACAACTATTCCGGTGATGTGCTGGTGCCACTGTGGGACAGCCACAAAAATATTCTGCTGTTTACTCAGCTCGGCGCGCGACGTGTTGACGATCGTAACACCGGCAATATTGGCCTCGGCGTGCGTTATTTTGCTGATGGCTGGATGCTGGGCAATAACGTCTTTTTTGATAATGATTTTAGCGGTAACAACCGTCGCGCGGGGATCGGGGCTGAGTTGTGGACCGAAGCGCTACGATTGGCGGCGAATGGCTATTACGGTTTGAATGGCTGGCATCAGTCGAAGCTGATGGCTGACTATGATGAACGTCCGGCTAATGGCTGGGACATTGAGCTGTCCAGCTGGCTCCCCCTCTACCCACAATTGGGTGGCAAGGTAAAATATGAACAATATTATGGTGATAACGTTGCGCTGATCAGTCGCAATAACCTGCAGAAAGATCCTTCTGCCGTGACAGTCGGCCTTAACTGGACGCCGGTTCCATTGGTTTCAGTGGAAGCCGCACAGCGCAATAGCATGCAAAGCGGCAAAGATACGACGGTTGGCTTGAATCTGAACTGGAACTTTGGCCGATCGCTTGGCTGGCACCTGTCGTCAGCTGCGGTGGCGGAACAGCGAAGCCTGGCGGGTTCGCGTTATGAGCTGGTTTCCCGTAATAACCAAATCGTGATGGATTATCGCGAACAGACGGTGATCACGTTCTCACTGGCGAGTGCGATTCAGGGCGTGGAAGGCAGTTCACAGCCACTTGGCGTCAGTATCTGGGCAAAACATGGTCTGGGGAAAATTGTCTGGGATGACGCTTTGCTGGTAGCGGCAGGAGGAAAAATCCTCGGCCAGGGCGCAAATTCAGTGCTGGTGTTGCCAGCGTACCAGGAGGGTACGAATAACCATTACACCCTGAGCGCGGTGGCGTATGACACCAAAGGTAAAGCTTCGCAGCGTACGCAGGTCCAAATCACGGTAGAAAAAGCAGAACAAATTCAGCCGGAAGAGCCAACTGAGCCTGAGCAACCGGTTCAGCCGGAAGAGCCGGGACAACCCCAACAGCCTGATGCCGCAAAAACCGTGTTTAATCTTGATATTCATGAGCTTGTAGCGGATGGCAGCGGACATGCGCAGGCTGCGATTGAGTTGAAAGATGCAGAGGGTAAACCCGTCAGTGGGCAGGCCGCCAATCTGCGTGTGGAAGCCTCTTTGCAAAGTGCGCGAAGTGGTGCCGGTGTTACTGTCGGGGAAATCAAAGAAGAAGGGACGACAGGCCGTTATCTGGCAGATGTGACGGCGGGTGCCGAATCCGGCGTAGTGACGCTGGTGCTGTATCATGGTGCAAATGTGCTTGGGCAGCAGCAACTGACGCTGAAAGCCGCTGAGCCTGAAGTTGTTGAGCCTGCCAATATTGAACTGTTGTCTGCGTCAGCTGAATATCATGCTGGTAGTGTGATGAGTTTCAGCGCGACAGTGACTGACAAACAGGGTAACCCGATGAAAGATGTCGTTGTGGCATTCACGGATGAAGCAGGCAATGTCCTTGCAGCCAACAATGACGGTAAAACCGATGAACAAGGTAAAGTGACCCTTTCCCTGAAGCGGGAAAAAGCGGGCACCTATCTAATCATCAGTCAGGTGGGCCAATTAAAATCACAGAAGTCGGTCAATGTGGTGGCTGATGAGGCCTCGGCCATGATCAAGTCTTCTCATTCTCAGGATGGAAAATTCAGGCAAGGCCAGGCGGGCTCCACGGTTACAGCTCAGTTTTCGCTGACGCTGGTCGATCAATATGATAATCCACTGGCTAATTTCGCAGGCATCGACCTGAAAGAATTGAATCATTATGATCACCAGATTGTTATCGAGTCGAACAATAAAACCGACGCCAACGGCGTTATTGAGGGCACCGTGGCACTGGCTGGCAGCTTCACGCCACAGAATAATAAGACGGTCTATAAAATTTACCCGCTGATCTATGGCATTGGTGTTGGTAAGACCGGCATCGAAATTACGTTTCTGGCTGAATAA
- the hisP gene encoding histidine ABC transporter ATP-binding protein HisP: MAENKLSVTELHKRYGEHEVLKGVSLQADAGDVISIIGSSGSGKSTFLRCINFLEKPSEGTIAVNNEQINLVRDTDGQLKVSNKEQLRSLRTRLTMVFQHFNLWSHMTVLENVMEAPIQVLGLSKTEARERAIKYLDKVGIDERARAKYPVHLSGGQQQRVSIARALAMEPEVLLFDEPTSALDPELVGEVLRIMQKLAEEGKTMVVVTHEMEFARHVSSHVIFLHQGKIEEQGAPDEVFNNPKSPRLQQFLKGSLK, translated from the coding sequence ATGGCTGAAAATAAATTAAGCGTTACCGAACTGCACAAGCGTTACGGTGAACATGAAGTCCTGAAAGGCGTGTCATTACAGGCGGATGCCGGTGACGTTATTAGTATCATTGGCTCGTCCGGTTCCGGGAAAAGTACCTTTCTGCGCTGCATTAACTTCCTCGAAAAGCCGAGTGAAGGCACCATCGCAGTCAACAATGAGCAGATCAACCTGGTGCGCGACACCGATGGTCAGCTGAAGGTATCGAATAAGGAGCAGCTGCGTTCGCTGCGTACCCGTCTCACTATGGTGTTCCAGCACTTCAACCTGTGGAGCCATATGACGGTGCTGGAGAACGTGATGGAAGCGCCGATTCAGGTGCTTGGCCTGAGCAAAACCGAAGCACGCGAACGGGCTATTAAGTATCTCGATAAAGTCGGGATCGATGAACGTGCCCGGGCCAAATATCCGGTGCATCTGTCCGGTGGTCAGCAGCAGCGTGTCTCTATCGCCCGTGCGCTGGCGATGGAACCGGAAGTGCTGTTATTTGATGAACCGACTTCCGCACTCGATCCGGAACTGGTCGGTGAAGTGCTGCGTATCATGCAGAAACTGGCTGAAGAGGGCAAAACCATGGTGGTGGTGACCCACGAAATGGAGTTTGCCCGCCACGTCTCCAGCCATGTGATTTTCCTGCATCAGGGGAAAATTGAAGAGCAGGGTGCACCCGATGAAGTGTTCAACAACCCGAAAAGCCCGCGCTTGCAGCAGTTCCTGAAAGGCTCGCTGAAATAA
- the cvpA gene encoding colicin V production protein — translation MIWIDYVIIAVVGFSALVSLVRGFVREALSLVTWGCAFFVASHYYAYLAVWFTGFDDELVRNGIAIAVLFVATLIVGAIVNYVIGTLVEKTGLSGTDRVLGVCFGALRGVLIVAAILFFLDTFTGFSKSPDWQQSQLIPQFSYIIRWFFDYLKSTSSFLPR, via the coding sequence ATGATCTGGATTGATTACGTCATTATTGCGGTAGTTGGTTTTTCGGCTCTGGTCAGCCTGGTTCGCGGGTTTGTCCGGGAAGCCTTATCTCTTGTTACCTGGGGATGTGCGTTTTTTGTCGCCAGTCACTACTACGCCTACCTTGCAGTCTGGTTTACAGGTTTTGACGATGAACTGGTTCGTAACGGTATCGCTATCGCGGTGCTGTTCGTTGCTACCCTGATTGTGGGTGCCATCGTGAACTATGTGATCGGCACGCTGGTTGAAAAGACCGGCCTGTCGGGAACCGACAGGGTGTTGGGGGTCTGTTTCGGGGCGTTGCGTGGCGTGCTGATCGTTGCCGCTATTCTCTTCTTCCTTGATACATTCACCGGCTTCTCGAAAAGTCCGGACTGGCAGCAGTCCCAACTCATTCCCCAGTTCAGTTACATCATCAGGTGGTTTTTTGACTATCTGAAAAGCACGTCGAGTTTTTTACCCCGGTGA
- the dedD gene encoding cell division protein DedD, which yields MASKFQNRLVGTVILVAVGVIVLPGLLDGKKKHYKEEFAAIPLVPKPDDQQDSEMVPPVTQPLPAQPPEGAGTTTEPGASNSKTTSPAESGSTQPAQNSEPSVVTPPPVHQSVPVPKPKPVEQPKPKPVEQPKPKPVEPKPVEQPKPVETPKQSEAEAPAPAGQAYVVQLGALKNAAKVNEIVAQLRLSGYRAFTVPSTPVQGQITRIYVGPDASKAKMQAALGELKNLSGLGGVVKPYSTR from the coding sequence GTGGCAAGTAAGTTTCAGAACCGTTTGGTTGGCACGGTAATTCTGGTGGCGGTTGGCGTCATCGTGTTGCCTGGCCTGCTGGATGGCAAGAAAAAGCACTACAAAGAGGAGTTCGCTGCGATTCCGCTGGTGCCGAAACCGGATGACCAGCAGGACAGCGAGATGGTGCCACCGGTAACCCAGCCGTTGCCCGCTCAGCCGCCGGAAGGCGCGGGTACGACGACGGAGCCAGGTGCCTCCAATAGCAAAACCACCAGTCCGGCTGAGAGTGGCAGCACTCAGCCTGCGCAGAATAGCGAACCCAGCGTGGTGACACCGCCGCCAGTGCATCAGAGCGTGCCGGTGCCGAAACCAAAACCTGTTGAGCAACCGAAGCCGAAACCGGTAGAGCAGCCCAAACCGAAACCGGTTGAACCTAAGCCCGTGGAGCAACCCAAACCGGTCGAAACGCCGAAGCAAAGTGAAGCGGAAGCGCCAGCACCAGCGGGTCAGGCTTATGTGGTGCAGCTTGGTGCGTTGAAAAACGCGGCGAAGGTCAACGAGATTGTCGCGCAGTTGCGTCTCTCGGGGTATCGCGCCTTTACGGTGCCGTCAACGCCGGTTCAGGGACAGATCACGCGTATTTATGTCGGGCCGGATGCGTCAAAAGCGAAGATGCAGGCGGCGTTAGGTGAGCTGAAAAACCTTTCCGGGCTCGGTGGGGTCGTCAAACCCTACAGCACGCGCTAA
- the argT gene encoding lysine/arginine/ornithine ABC transporter substrate-binding protein ArgT → MKKRVLALSLMLAMSSAASVFAAVPHTLRIGTDPTYPPFESKNAQGQLVGFDIDLANEICKRIKTKCTYVESDFDALIPSLKAKKIDAIISSLSITEKRQEEIGFSEKLYAANARLVAPKGSTIQPTIESLKGKNIGLLQGTTQETYANQYWRPQGVTVTPYANQDLVYQDLNAGRIDAAFQDEVQASEGFLKQPVGKNYAFAGPAVKDDKIFGVGTGMGLRKDDADLKAAIDKAFEAMRKDGTYDKIAKKYFDFNVYGD, encoded by the coding sequence ATGAAAAAGCGAGTTCTGGCTCTTTCTCTGATGCTGGCAATGTCCAGCGCCGCGAGCGTGTTCGCGGCGGTACCGCATACGCTGCGCATCGGGACTGACCCGACTTACCCGCCGTTTGAATCGAAAAACGCGCAAGGACAGTTAGTGGGTTTTGACATCGATCTGGCTAACGAGATCTGTAAACGCATCAAGACTAAATGTACTTATGTGGAAAGCGATTTCGATGCGCTGATCCCGTCGCTGAAAGCGAAGAAGATCGATGCCATCATCTCTTCACTCTCCATTACTGAAAAGCGTCAGGAAGAGATTGGTTTCTCTGAAAAACTCTACGCAGCAAACGCCCGTCTGGTTGCACCAAAAGGTTCCACCATTCAGCCAACCATTGAATCGCTGAAAGGCAAAAATATCGGTCTGCTGCAGGGTACCACTCAGGAAACCTATGCGAATCAATACTGGCGTCCGCAGGGTGTCACCGTTACGCCGTATGCTAACCAGGACCTGGTGTATCAGGACCTGAATGCTGGCCGTATCGATGCCGCTTTCCAGGACGAAGTACAGGCGAGCGAAGGCTTCCTGAAGCAACCGGTAGGTAAAAACTACGCCTTCGCTGGCCCGGCGGTAAAAGATGACAAAATCTTTGGCGTCGGTACCGGTATGGGCCTGCGTAAAGATGATGCGGACCTGAAAGCCGCCATCGACAAAGCCTTCGAAGCCATGCGCAAAGACGGTACTTACGATAAGATTGCGAAGAAATACTTTGATTTCAATGTGTACGGTGACTGA
- a CDS encoding TIGR01777 family oxidoreductase, protein MHLLITGGTGLIGRHLIPRLLQLGQQVSVVTRDVAAAREKLDPRVACWSGLAQQQDLNGVDGVINLAGEPIADKRWTAEQKQLLCESRWQITERLVSLINASSQPPKFLISGSATGFYGDTGDLVLTEDDPGHEEFTHTLCARWEQLALAAQSERTRVCLLRTGVVLAKEGGALAKMKLPFRLGVGGPIGSGKQYLPWIHIDDLVNAIWWLIDNPLQGPFNLVSPYAVRNEQFAATLGQVMHRPAFMRTPASAIRLMMGESAVLVLGGQHVLPKRLEESGFGFRWYDLQEALQDTAA, encoded by the coding sequence ATGCATCTGCTTATTACCGGCGGCACCGGTTTGATTGGCCGCCATCTGATCCCGCGCCTGTTACAACTTGGTCAACAGGTGAGCGTGGTGACGCGTGACGTAGCAGCAGCACGCGAGAAGCTGGATCCACGCGTTGCGTGCTGGTCTGGCCTTGCGCAGCAGCAGGACCTCAATGGTGTCGATGGGGTGATTAACCTTGCCGGTGAACCTATCGCCGACAAACGCTGGACAGCAGAACAGAAGCAGCTGCTGTGCGAAAGTCGCTGGCAGATCACCGAGCGGCTGGTGTCGTTGATCAATGCCAGCAGCCAGCCACCGAAATTTTTGATATCCGGTTCCGCCACCGGTTTCTATGGCGATACCGGTGATTTGGTGTTGACCGAAGACGATCCCGGTCATGAAGAATTTACCCATACGCTGTGTGCCCGCTGGGAACAGCTGGCGCTGGCAGCACAAAGCGAGCGCACCCGGGTGTGCCTGCTGCGCACCGGCGTGGTGCTGGCGAAAGAAGGCGGCGCGCTGGCGAAAATGAAGCTGCCGTTCAGACTCGGGGTCGGCGGCCCCATCGGTAGCGGCAAACAGTATCTGCCGTGGATTCATATTGACGATCTGGTGAATGCTATCTGGTGGCTGATTGATAATCCGTTACAGGGACCATTCAATCTGGTGTCACCCTATGCGGTACGTAACGAGCAATTTGCTGCCACACTCGGCCAGGTGATGCATCGTCCGGCCTTTATGCGTACCCCCGCCAGCGCGATCAGGCTAATGATGGGCGAATCCGCCGTGCTGGTGCTGGGCGGCCAGCATGTGCTGCCGAAACGGCTGGAGGAGTCAGGATTTGGTTTTCGCTGGTATGACTTGCAGGAGGCGTTACAGGATACTGCGGCTTAA
- a CDS encoding histidine ABC transporter permease HisQ has translation MLYGYSDVILKGTLVTLELALSSVLLAVVLGLIGAGAKLSRNRPLAMLFEGYTTLIRGVPDLVLMLLIFYGLQIALNSLTDAMGVAQFDIDPMVAGIITLGFIYGAYFTETFRGAFLAVPKGQIEAATAFGFTGAQTFRRVLFPAMMRFALPGIGNNWQVILKATALVSLLGLEDVVKATQLAGKSTWQPFYFAIVAGVIYLVFTTVSNGVLWWLERRYSVGVKRAEL, from the coding sequence ATGTTGTATGGCTATTCTGACGTCATTCTAAAAGGCACCCTGGTTACGCTGGAACTGGCGCTCAGTTCAGTGTTGCTGGCTGTAGTGCTTGGTTTAATTGGCGCTGGCGCCAAACTTTCCCGCAATCGCCCGCTGGCGATGCTGTTTGAAGGCTACACCACGCTGATTCGCGGCGTGCCGGATCTGGTGCTGATGCTGCTGATTTTCTACGGTCTGCAGATCGCCCTGAACTCCCTGACCGATGCGATGGGCGTAGCGCAGTTTGATATCGACCCGATGGTGGCCGGTATCATCACCCTCGGCTTTATCTATGGTGCTTACTTTACTGAAACCTTCCGTGGTGCGTTTCTCGCTGTGCCGAAGGGGCAGATTGAGGCGGCAACCGCGTTTGGCTTTACCGGCGCGCAAACTTTCCGCCGTGTTCTGTTCCCGGCGATGATGCGCTTTGCGCTGCCGGGAATCGGTAATAACTGGCAGGTCATCCTCAAAGCCACCGCGCTGGTTTCGCTGCTCGGCCTTGAGGATGTGGTGAAAGCCACCCAGCTGGCGGGCAAAAGTACCTGGCAGCCGTTCTACTTTGCGATTGTTGCCGGGGTGATTTATCTGGTTTTTACCACGGTGTCGAATGGCGTGCTGTGGTGGCTTGAACGCCGCTACTCAGTCGGTGTGAAAAGGGCAGAGCTATGA